Proteins from one Rosa chinensis cultivar Old Blush chromosome 7, RchiOBHm-V2, whole genome shotgun sequence genomic window:
- the LOC112179407 gene encoding protein JINGUBANG yields MEYHQTYPYSNNDIESQTNYFHGDQSDHYLTSEPSLQSVPSLSSQSHSQENQPTYHHCLTTLQGHNSYISSLTISGNFIYIGSSDREIRSWKCNPHVEFNNENLSADHGMVSAGKGAVKSLAISGDKLFSAHQDHKIRVWKIDNNEPDHQKYSRLATLPTLGDRAAKLLMPKHQVQIRRHKKSTWVNHVDTVSALALSRDESLLYSVSWDRTLKVWSTSDFKCLESVTNAHDDAINAVAVSFEDGHVYTGSADQKIKVWKKELGEKKHSLIAILEKHNSGVNALALSSDGCVLYSGACDRSIVVWEKIDTEGNMGVVGALRGHTKSILCLAVVSDLVCSGSADQTIRIWRGVARSYSCLALLEGHKGPVKCLTATVDHSNTSDASNYLIYSGGLDCDIKVWQVFVPCQ; encoded by the coding sequence ATGGAATACCACCAGACCTATCCGTACTCAAACAATGATATTGAATCTCAGACAAATTATTTTCATGGTGATCAATCAGATCATTACCTTACTTCTGAGCCAAGCCTCCAGTCAGTTCCATCCCTGTCCTCACAATCCCACAGTCAAGAAAATCAGCCCACCTATCACCACTGCCTCACCACTTTGCAAGGCCACAACTCCTACATATCCTCTCTCACCATATCTGGAAACTTCATCTATATCGGCTCTTCCGACAGAGAAATCCGGTCGTGGAAGTGCAACCCTCACGTCGAGTTCAATAACGAAAACTTGAGTGCTGATCATGGCATGGTGTCTGCAGGAAAGGGAGCAGTGAAGTCCCTAGCAATTTCAGGTGACAAGCTCTTCAGTGCTCATCAAGATCACAAGATTCGAGTCTGGAAAATCGATAACAATGAACCTGACCACCAAAAGTACTCGCGCTTAGCCACGTTGCCAACGCTTGGTGACCGCGCTGCTAAGCTTCTGATGCCCAAGCACCAGGTCCAAATAAGAAGGCACAAGAAGAGCACTTGGGTCAATCATGTGGACACTGTCTCTGCACTAGCCTTATCAAGAGACGAGTCACTTCTTTATTCTGTTTCATGGGATCGAACGCTCAAAGTATGGAGCACATCAGACTTCAAATGTTTGGAGTCTGTGACAAATGCACATGATGATGCTATAAATGCAGTGGCAGTATCATTCGAGGATGGACATGTTTATACTGGTTCAGCAGACCAAAAAATTAAGGTGTGGAAGAAAGAGTTGGGCGAAAAGAAACATTCTCTAATTGCTATATTAGAGAAGCACAATTCTGGGGTCAATGCACTTGCTCTGAGCAGTGATGGTTGCGTGTTGTACTCCGGTGCATGTGACAGGTCCATTGTTGTTTGGGAGAAGATAGATACTGAGGGTAACATGGGTGTTGTGGGTGCGCTTAGAGGTCATACCAAGTCCATATTATGCCTGGCAGTGGTTTCAGACTTGGTATGTAGTGGTTCTGCAGACCAAACGATAAGAATCTGGAGAGGGGTTGCTAGAAGTTATTCCTGTTTGGCCTTGTTGGAAGGGCATAAAGGTCCAGTCAAGTGTTTAACTGCTACAGTTGACCACAGCAACACATCTGACGCGTCCAATTATCTCATTTACAGTGGGGGTTTGGACTGTGACATCAAGGTTTGGCAGGTCTTTGTTCCTTGTCAGTAG